ATGATGAGGGATTAAATTTGTTTGAGAGGGTTTATAAGATAAGTTTTGTTGAAATTCCTGTTGAATATCGTTTATATCAGAATTATCCAAATCCTTTTAATCCTGTGACGGTGATTGAGTTTGATATACCAGAGAGGGTAGGGGTTGAGATAGTTGTATATGATGTTTTGGGTCGTGAGGTTAAGAGGGTTGTAGATGGTGAGTTTGAGCCTGGTAGATATAGAGTTAGTTTAGATGGTGATGGTTTATCAAGTGGTGTTTATTTTTATGTGATGAGGGCAGGTAAATTCGTTGATGTGAAAAAAATGGTGCTGGTGAGATAGAGAAGGGGAGTTAAAAATATCAAGCACTTTTAAGTAGAAAATCATTAAGTAATGGGGTGAACCTTAAGGAAAAAATTTTTAAAGTGGGGGGTGTTTTTTGAAAAAGGGTGGATAATTTTGTAAATTTTTTAAGCAAAAATATAAAAGTTTGAAAAGAAATGTCAACAACGGCTAAGGTTATCGCTGGTGTTTCATTTGTTTTGATAGTTGTCCTTATCTCAGCAATAGTTTTATCCTACGGTCTTATCAATAAGACATTACCTTCGCTTGAAGGTGAAGTTCGGACGCAATTTTTAATTGACACGGTTCAAATCTATAGGGATGAAAACGGCATTCCTCACATTTTTGCTAAAAATGAGCATGACCTTTACTTTGCTCTTGGTTATGTCACCGCTCAGGATCGGCTTTGGCAAATGGACCTTTTAAGAAGGATAGCAAGCGGTAGATTGTCTGAAATTTTTGGGGTTCAGACGCTTGAGATTGATAAACTTTTCAGAACGCTTGGGCTTTTAAAAACAGCTCAATCAACGCAAAAAAATCTCAGCGGAAAATCAATTGAAATTTTAAAATCATATTCTGATGGCGTTAACTTTTTCATCGGAACGCATAAAGACAAGCTTCCAATTGAGTTTAAACTTTTGAATTACGAGCCAGATGAATGGACAATTGTGGATTGTCTTCTCATAACGAGATTAATTGCTTGGCAACTTAATTTTTCTTGGTGGGCAGAACCAGTTTTCTCCGAGATTTTATCAAGGGTTGGGGTTGAAAAATTCAAAAGTATAATTCCCGAATATCCTGATGATGCGCCAGTTATAATTAAAAAATTTTTACCACCAACGGGAAAATTCGTTGATGCGAATGTAAAGTTTAGAGAGATGTTCGGTATGGTTGCGGATGGTTTAGGAAGTAATTCCTGGGTTGTTTCCGGGGAAAAATCGGAAACAGGGAAACCACTTCTTGCAAATGACCCTCACTTGCCGTTTTCTCTGCCTTCAATATGGTATCAAGTACATTTAAATGATGGAGAGTTTGATATAGCTGGCGTTTCAATACCGGGGACACCGGGAATTGTCATCGGAAGAAATAACTACATCGCTTGGGGACTTACAAATGTTATGCTTGATGATACTGATTTTTACATTGAAACCATTGACTCAACCGGGACAAAGTATCTTTACAATGGAAATTGGTTTGAACTTGATGTTAGAGAGGAGGTTGTAAAAGTCAAAGGCAAGGGAGAGTATAGGTTTAAGGTATTATCAACGCATCGCGGACCGATAATAAGCGATGTTTATGAATTTAGCTTTTCAGAATATATCCCAAAAGCTGATGCTAAATTTATCGCTTCACAAGCTGTTTCAATGCGGTGGACAGGAAATATGATTTCCGACGAGGTGTTCGCTTTTTACAAAATCAATCATGCAAGGAACTGGAGCGATTTTAAAACCGGTTTGAAGTTTTTTGCCGTTCCAGCACAAAACTTTATCTATGCGGACATTTATGGTAACATCGGTTATTACTGCGCAGGCAAAATCCCAATAAGGGAAAATTTAAATCCAATAATTTTAAATCCCGGAGATACAGATAATTTTGATTGGGTTGGGTTTATTCCTTTTAATGAACAGCCGAGTGTTTTTAATCCATCTGAAAAATTTATCGCCACAGCAAATAACAAAATTGTTGGTGGAAATTATCCTTACTACATCAGTTATCTGTGGGAGCCGGAATCAAGAGCTATGAGGATAAGTGAGATTTTAACATCAAAAGAAAAGTTCAGCGTTGACGATTTCAAGAAATTGCAACTTGATTATTTTTCACACTATGCAAAAGAGATGACACAATATATCATAAACGCTTTTAATGGAGTTGAAGTTAAAGATGCTTTTGTAGCTAATGGAATTAATTATTTAAAAGAGTGGAATTTTAACTTTGGGAGGGATGATATTGCAACAAGTATATTTAACTCTTTTTTGATCCATATGATGAGAAATACATTTGAGGATGAACTTGGTGAGGAACTTTACAAAAGATTTGTGTTTTATTCGGGGATTCCAGTTAGGATTTTGAAGCAACTTATTGTCAACAATGATTCGCTTTGGTTTGACGATGTTAAGACCACCATCGTTGAAAGTAGAGATGAGATTATAAGGAAAAGTTTTGCTGATGGGATAGATTATTTGAGGAATTTGCTCGGTGATGATATGAATGAATGGCGTTGGGGAAAGATTCATCAACTTAAGCTTGTACATCCTCTCGGCTTAAAAAGCCCATTTGATAAAGTTTTCAACCTTGGTCCATTTGAAGTCGGTGGTGCCGGGACCACTGTAAATAACGCTGGTTTCAGCCTGCTTAAACCATTTGATTGTGTATTAGGTCCATCAATGAGGCAAATTGTTGATTTTTCTGAAAATTTATTATATTCAATCATACCAGCGGGTCCATCTGGGCAGATAATGAGTAAGTTTTATGATAGCCAAACAAAAATTTATTTAAACGGCGGTTATTTGAAAATTTATTTTGAAGTGGAAAAGTTCAGGAATGAAAAAACAAAAATTTTATACCTTTTACCTGAGGGATGAAATTCAAAGCGAAAAAAATAATTTTGCTTTTTTCGGTCGTTTTTACGTTGGCGATTTTAGTCGTGGTTATATTGAAATTTTCTGCCTCCGATTATAAATTTTCAAATGATGAAGAGGAAATTTCAGTTCAAGATCCGTCTTATCAAATTGATGTTCAGAATGGTTGTGGTGTTGAAGATGTTGCTTTTCAGATAACGCAGTATTTAAGGGCGAAGGGTTTTGATGTGATTGACTACGGAAATTATGGGACGACGGTGAAGGAAAGTTTTATAATTGACCATGTCGGTAAGCCCGATACAGCGCGTTTGATAGCAAAAGTGCTTGGAATTGATGAAAGAAAAATTATCAGGTCAAAATCAAAATACTACAATGAGTTTACGGTTGTAATCGGCATGGATTACATTATGTTGAAACCATTTAAAAACAAAAGCGAGGGCGCTTTTTGAGACCGAAAACGCTGGCTAAAAGAATAGCACAACTTGCTCTTCAAAAGAAGGCGGAGGATATAGTTATAATGGATGTACGCAAACTTACATCTGTAACTGATTTTTTCGTGATATGTTCGGCTGATTCTTCGGTTCAACTTAAAGCAATTGTTGATCATATCGTTGAGGAACTTGAAAAGAAAGGAGTAAAGGCATGGCATGTTGAGGGTTATTCAAATTTGACATGGGTTTTGATTGACTATGTTGATGTTGTCGTTCATGCTTTTTTGAAGCCAGCGAGGGAATTTTATGGACTTGAAAGATTTTGGGGCGATGCAAAGTTTGAATATGTTACGGATGATTCGTTGAAAACCAAAAAGAAAACAAATAAAGGCGAAACCGATAAAGATGCTCCCATCAGCGAAGGAATATCTGAAAGCGAAAATTGAAAATGCCTTAAGTAAAATTGGCATTGATGTTAATGGAACGCAACTAACTCTTGAAAGACCTAAGCTTGAACAGTATGGGGACTTTGCTACAAATATAGCGATGTTGATTGCGAAAAAGTTGGGTAAAAACCCAAGGGAAATTGCGAAAGATATTGTTGCAAATCTTGAGATTGAGCCCGAGTTTATTGAAAAAGTTGAAATCGCTGGTCCTGGGTTTATAAACTTCAAACTTTCTCCATCGTTTTACATTGAACGGATTAAGGAAATTTTAAATCAAGGGGAAAATTTCGGAAGGCTTAAAATTGGTGAGGGGAAGAGAGCAAATGTTGAGTTTGTAAGTGCAAATCCAACTGGTCCTCTAACAGTTGGGCATGGGAGAAATGCTGTTTTGGGTGATACGATAGCTAATATTCTTGAGTGGGTTGGGTATGAGGTGATCCGCGAGTATTATTTCAACAACGCTGGAAGGCAGATGAGGATACTTGCTGATTCGGTGCGATTGCGTTATCTTGAACTGCTGGGCGAAAAAATTGATTATCCGCAAGATTATTACCAGGGCGATTACATCAAAGATATAGCGAAGATGTTAATTGATGAGTATGGTGATAAGCTTAAAGATGGGGCGGACCTGAAAATCTTCAAAGAGAAGGCCGAGAAAGTAATTTTTGACGATATTAAAAAGACATTGAAACGACTTGGGATTGAATTTGATGTTTATTATAACGAGGACTGGCTTTATGAGAAAAAGATTTGGGAAGTTGTTGACGAGCTTGGAAAAAGGGGTTATATATATGAGAAAGATGGAGCGGTATGGTTTAAAGCGACAACGGCTGGGGGGGATCAAGATAAGGTCTTAGTGAAAAGCACAGGAGAACCAACTTATAGATTACCTGATATAGCATATCACATTGAAAAGTTTAAAAGGGGCTTTGATTTAATTGTTGATATATTTGGCGCCGACCATATAGCTGAATATCCAGATGTTTTAAGGGCGCTTGAAGTTCTTGGGTATGATATTTCAAAAGTTAAGGTTTTGATCTATCAGTTTGTCACAATAGTGAGAGATGGTGAAGTTGTTAAGATGTCCACAAGAAGGGCAAACTATATAACGCTTGACGAGTTAATTGATGAGGTTGGTCCTGATGTAGTTAGATTTTTCTTTCTCAATAGAAGTCGCGATGCTCACCTTAATTTTGATCTTAACCTTGCAAAGAAGCAGTCAGAGGAAAATCCCGTTTATTATCTTCAATATGCTCATGCAAGAATTGCGAGTATTTTGAGATTTGCAAGTGAAATGGGGGTTGAGATTGGGGATATTGATAAAGTAGATTTCAAACTCATAAAGGAGGAAGAGGAGGTTAAGTTAGCAAAATTACTGAGTGAATTTCCGGATGTCGTAGGGTCAGCTTACTATTCGTTTGAGCCGTTGAAGTTGATAAATTATTTAAATGAGGTTGCTGAGACATTTCATTATTTTTATCACAAGCACAGAGTTGTTGGGTCTGACCTTGATTTGACAAGGGCGCGACTTGCTCTTTGCCTTGCTACGAAGATTGTGCTTGCAAATGGATTTAAAATCCTTGGGATAAGCGCTCCGGAGAGGATGTGAACGAATTTTGAAAATGGATTTAAAAATTCGCTGTTTTAACTTGACTTTTGAAATAAAATTGTTTATTATAGAAACGAATAAAAAACCAAACAGGAGGAATCGTCATGTGGCGTAAGTTAACAATTTTAACACTTCTTATTTCTCTCATCCTATTTTATCAATCTTTCGCTGATGTCTATCCGAGCAATGTTAGGATTACTCAGCCGTATAGCGATGAGCCATTTGATGGGAAGTTTGATGATTATACGGGCGCTAAGATATGGTTTACGCTGAATGATTCTGCCACGAGAGTGGTTGTTAAAGTTTATCACGATGTAAACCCAGCTCATGTAAAGACATTTGAACTTTACAATTTA
This genomic interval from Candidatus Thermokryptus mobilis contains the following:
- a CDS encoding T9SS type A sorting domain-containing protein, whose protein sequence is NGVLYFDFGSGYGFEFGDLNCVFSFSLNGKPREGSLSLRVRLYDEGLNLFERVYKISFVEIPVEYRLYQNYPNPFNPVTVIEFDIPERVGVEIVVYDVLGREVKRVVDGEFEPGRYRVSLDGDGLSSGVYFYVMRAGKFVDVKKMVLVR
- a CDS encoding penicillin acylase family protein, producing the protein MSTTAKVIAGVSFVLIVVLISAIVLSYGLINKTLPSLEGEVRTQFLIDTVQIYRDENGIPHIFAKNEHDLYFALGYVTAQDRLWQMDLLRRIASGRLSEIFGVQTLEIDKLFRTLGLLKTAQSTQKNLSGKSIEILKSYSDGVNFFIGTHKDKLPIEFKLLNYEPDEWTIVDCLLITRLIAWQLNFSWWAEPVFSEILSRVGVEKFKSIIPEYPDDAPVIIKKFLPPTGKFVDANVKFREMFGMVADGLGSNSWVVSGEKSETGKPLLANDPHLPFSLPSIWYQVHLNDGEFDIAGVSIPGTPGIVIGRNNYIAWGLTNVMLDDTDFYIETIDSTGTKYLYNGNWFELDVREEVVKVKGKGEYRFKVLSTHRGPIISDVYEFSFSEYIPKADAKFIASQAVSMRWTGNMISDEVFAFYKINHARNWSDFKTGLKFFAVPAQNFIYADIYGNIGYYCAGKIPIRENLNPIILNPGDTDNFDWVGFIPFNEQPSVFNPSEKFIATANNKIVGGNYPYYISYLWEPESRAMRISEILTSKEKFSVDDFKKLQLDYFSHYAKEMTQYIINAFNGVEVKDAFVANGINYLKEWNFNFGRDDIATSIFNSFLIHMMRNTFEDELGEELYKRFVFYSGIPVRILKQLIVNNDSLWFDDVKTTIVESRDEIIRKSFADGIDYLRNLLGDDMNEWRWGKIHQLKLVHPLGLKSPFDKVFNLGPFEVGGAGTTVNNAGFSLLKPFDCVLGPSMRQIVDFSENLLYSIIPAGPSGQIMSKFYDSQTKIYLNGGYLKIYFEVEKFRNEKTKILYLLPEG
- a CDS encoding LytR C-terminal domain-containing protein, which codes for MAILVVVILKFSASDYKFSNDEEEISVQDPSYQIDVQNGCGVEDVAFQITQYLRAKGFDVIDYGNYGTTVKESFIIDHVGKPDTARLIAKVLGIDERKIIRSKSKYYNEFTVVIGMDYIMLKPFKNKSEGAF
- the rsfS gene encoding ribosome silencing factor, whose translation is MRPKTLAKRIAQLALQKKAEDIVIMDVRKLTSVTDFFVICSADSSVQLKAIVDHIVEELEKKGVKAWHVEGYSNLTWVLIDYVDVVVHAFLKPAREFYGLERFWGDAKFEYVTDDSLKTKKKTNKGETDKDAPISEGISESEN
- the argS gene encoding arginine--tRNA ligase; translated protein: MLPSAKEYLKAKIENALSKIGIDVNGTQLTLERPKLEQYGDFATNIAMLIAKKLGKNPREIAKDIVANLEIEPEFIEKVEIAGPGFINFKLSPSFYIERIKEILNQGENFGRLKIGEGKRANVEFVSANPTGPLTVGHGRNAVLGDTIANILEWVGYEVIREYYFNNAGRQMRILADSVRLRYLELLGEKIDYPQDYYQGDYIKDIAKMLIDEYGDKLKDGADLKIFKEKAEKVIFDDIKKTLKRLGIEFDVYYNEDWLYEKKIWEVVDELGKRGYIYEKDGAVWFKATTAGGDQDKVLVKSTGEPTYRLPDIAYHIEKFKRGFDLIVDIFGADHIAEYPDVLRALEVLGYDISKVKVLIYQFVTIVRDGEVVKMSTRRANYITLDELIDEVGPDVVRFFFLNRSRDAHLNFDLNLAKKQSEENPVYYLQYAHARIASILRFASEMGVEIGDIDKVDFKLIKEEEEVKLAKLLSEFPDVVGSAYYSFEPLKLINYLNEVAETFHYFYHKHRVVGSDLDLTRARLALCLATKIVLANGFKILGISAPERM